ACAAGTTGGCTCCTGGTCACATTGGTGCTTGTTATCTTAATGAATATGCTTTTGTATGTGGATGAGAAAAAGATGGGCTTATGCATGAGTCAGAGACCCAGGTGATAGATGCTTTTGCAAGAGTGTTCTTAGAGATGCCAAGAAGCTAAGATGCAACCACCCAGTACTGAGGTCATTGAGTTGCTGCTGGCATGGGTGGTGGAGATGTCAACACATCGTTAGTGAGATGAATTCCCGTTCTCTTTACTGTATTGTTCATGGTTGAGTTTAACCCCAGCTGAAATGATGCAGTTGTTTGCTTTGCTGGCGGATGTTAGGATGTTTGCTTTTTACCAGACTGGAGGCTCTGCAGACAGACAGCTCCCAGGCTAATTACCTGTCCATCCCCTGTCCTGGAGTAGTGCCTGGCCTCCAGTGGCCCCCAGCCAcatttattaatagaaaaaaacatgATCCTGAGGAAAGGCAGACATCTGTTCCATTTAGCATTATGGAGGATTATAATGTCAAGGTAGGCAACATGGAAAGTATTTGGATTGTCTGAGGATCTTTGCTGTAAGTGAATTTGAAAATGCATTCTGTTCAGTAGGTAGCTTGCAGTATTGGGCTATCAAAAGGAAAATGCTGCCGggtagtgatggcacatgcctttaatcccagcactcaggaggcagaggcaggtggagttcaaggccagcctggtctgcagagtgagttccaggacagagaaaccctgacttaaaatccaaaaacaaaaaaaaaaacaaaaacaaaaacaaacaaacaaacaaacaaacaaaaaggaaattgcTGATCATTATGCAGGACATTCTTTCCTCACATTCCTATTGTAAATGTTCCTTCTCTGTCCAGAAACCATGCTTTGATGCCTCAGTTGTGAGGCTTTGGTTAGAATGGGTCTGAGAAAAGTGCCGAAGAGAAGTGTCTAAAATAGTAATTAGAAGGAGACCTGTTGGCTGCTGGCAGGGGAACCATTGGAATTAGTGTCAGATTTTGTTTGAGTAATTGAAAGCTCAGAGAGGTTCTCTAAATAACCCTTTATTTTTAGTCTGGCTTCCCAAGGTGCTTGTAGAGTAGTATTACTGAACTTGTAGGTTTCTTTGGAATAGTCACTATTTGTCTTTCCTTTTAGATGGAAACTTTTGGGGTCGAACATTGTCTGCAATCTCCAGTTCCACAGACCCGACCAGTTATGAAGGCTTTGGACCTTTCATGCCAGGCTTTGAAACGATCCCATATAACGATCTGCCTGCACTGGAGGTACATCAGGGGGGCTATGGTACTTGGCTCAGAGCAACTGGAAactattttgaattaattatgACCTGTAAAGTATGTAGATTAAAAACATATtaatgagggggctggagagatgtctcaatgaTTAAGatcatatactgctcttgcagaggacttaggttcagtTCCTTACACCAGTTTAgaagctcacaaccttctgtaattctagttcaGGGGACTCTTAACATTGACCATCTTGGGTAACAGGCATGCCTGTGGTGCAGATACCTACTTACCATACTTACATAACAGACAAATGCTcacattcaaaaattaaaatcattaatGAGGACAGGGGAGGTTGCTCCTTGGTAAAACAGCATGTGTGAGCTCCTGGGCTTGGCCCCAGTACCTCAGAACAAACAAAGTTATATGAGTCTGAAAATTCATCGTAAGGTAGGCTGAAATGTGAGACTCCTTCTCAGTAGTGGGCAGTCAGGGTCCAACCCAGGGAGATCTGCTTTTGTCGTTTAGTATAGTACTTAGGCCAGCTAACCAGTTCAGATCATAACAACTTGAATATTACCCATTAATTACTGTAtcaaattaatttctttctctctctccattccttccttcctttcattctctttcttttgagatagacTCTCATTTTgaagccttgactggcctggaacagtatgtagaccaggccagtcttgaacgcatagagatctgcttggctctgctgcctcccaagtgctgagattaaaggcgtgtaccatcacTCCTGGCCtagataaaatgtttttaagatttgtAAATTGCAGTACTTTAtttgtggtgctagagaaggaacccaaggccttgtggaTTCTAGGCAGTTGTTCTTCTGTTGAGGTATATCCCCTCTCCAAAGTGGAgtacttttataaaatacaaacaaaaaagtcataagATGGCTTTAACAGGCCACTcagttttttttaagaaaaacttacatgaatgtttgcctgcaaaTAAATGCACCATGTTTATGTAGCCTCCAGGAAGCCAGAAAacagcattggatcctctggaactggacctaaagacagttgtgagccctcATGTGGGTGCTAAAAATGGAATCGAGGTTCTTGGCAAGAGTAGCTAGTGAGTGCCTTTAATGGCCGAGTCACCTTTCCAGCTCCTGCCTTAGCTTTTAGTTATAATACATCTATGATGTAGCAAAATGTGGGGATAATCTGGATAGTGGTATATGCCTATAAACCTAGCATGCTAGAGTCCTGCAATTAtaagcatgaaccaccatgctgggcttcatcatcatcaccccccccacacacacctaattaattaatttgagtgttttgcctgcatgtatgtatgcctggtgctcctgaaactggagttatggatggttgtgaaccaccatatgagtgctgggagtcaaacccagatcctctggaaaagcaagtgttctaaaaaaagaaacaagaaagtctCTCATTCTTATTCTTAACAACAGAAAGTATGTATAGTATTTGACTTCAATTACCAAATATGGTGGAATGAAAGCTATCAGAactcccttctgtttcttttgtagCGTGCTCTTCAGGATCCCAATGTTGCTGCCTTCATGGTGGAGCCCATCCAGGGTGAAGCAGGTGTTATCGTTCCAGATCCAGGATACCTGACGGGGGTTCGAGAACTCTGCACCAGGCACCAGGTACCACCAGGTGGTCCCGCTGACTTGGCAGGGAGGCCAAACTTGCTTGACTGGTTTGAACTCGGCTGACAGGATACACGATTACCTCACTTTCCACTAGATGAGTTCCGAGAGTTAAGGAACATTCTCATGCTTAGAGCCCTCTGTGGAAGCTGACTTTTCAGTCTCTAGAACACTGGTGAGACACTGTGCTGAGGACTGCTGCCGCGCAGACCTCCAGGCTCTTCCTGggattttcttctctcatctctAGGAGCCTTGCGCTCTTCACCCCTCCCAAGCCCTGTCTTGTGTTCCTTGGCTCTAAATGTTACggcccttcttccttttctttcaccaAGCAGTGAGTGCCCCTCGGGCCTCTGGGAGGGATCTGCCTGACATGGCAAACAGATGTCCACAGGACACCACTGAAGTTGTGTGGGTGCTGAAGACAGCTTCACATATTGCAGGGTGACGGAGAGACACTTCGTGAGAGGGTTAACGTCATAGTGGTCTTTGTTTCCCCGTGAAGTGAGGATGACAGTTGTGTTGTCTGTTGTTCCTCCCAGGTCCTGTTTATTGCTGATGAAATACAGACAGGGTTGTCGAGAACTGGTAGATGGCTGGCTGTGGATCATGAGAACGTCAGACCTGACATAGTTCTTCTCGGGAAGGCCCTTTCTGGTGGCTTATACCCTGTAAGTTCAATGTCCCTTTACTTCTTCTGACCTTGATCGGGATACCTTTCAAGTCATTTGATTTGATCAGGTGTGATAGAGGCCACTTGGAACATTTTAGAGTTCCATTGTGTGGTCCACTTGGTTAGTGCTGACCAAGTGGGGTGTGTGCTTTGGGATGTGTTGTGGCATTTGATTTGGACAGAAGCATTTCCCTCAGAAGTTCCTCCTCCCATTTTCCAGAAACTGGTACTACTAATTGTTCAAGACCTTGAACAATGAATGTAAGATGGGAACATTTGTTCTTTTTGGGGGTTTGTATCCAGAGCCGGTAATTGATGTGGGATGAAAGGGTTTTAAAGAGTAGATGTTCCTGCTGAGTAGACTGAATTGTCTTCTTGCAGAGAATACCCAAGTTTGTTTTCTAAGCAGAGCATTTTGGAAAGGACTATAAATTATCTCATTGCAAAACCAGCTCTGCCTGGGTTGCAGGGATgactaagtggttaagagcactggctgctcttccaaaggacctgggttcagttcccacctcccacctggcagctcacaaccatctgtaactccagttccaagggatccaacaccctcttctggtttccgtGGGCACtgttgcatagacatacatgtggacaaaacacttcatccacataaaataataataaaaaagtttattGCTTTTAGTTCTAAGAAGGCCTGTcttagttattatttattattattactgagaGTCGGGGCAGATGTAAACTGCTGGCTGATCGACTTTAATATCCGCAGTGCAGAAGTATCTGTGTCCCGGCATGCTGAGAATGTGAGGAATGACACGGCGGGTCTGTCTTTCAGGTGTCTGCAGTGCTGTGTGATGACGAGATAATGCTGACCATTAAACCAGGAGAACACGGCTCCACCTACGGCGGCAATCCACTCGGCTGCCGAATCGCCATTGCAGCTCTTGAGGTGAAAACCGATAGGGCTGAATGATCCCTGCTTTTAAGTAgtgttgaaattatttttaatttgagtcCTGGTGTGATAAGAAGTTGAATACGATTGCCAAGTGTTAGAGAACATGAAGCATGGAGGGAAGGTTTCAGGAGCAAGGCATTCTCAAAAAGGATGGTAGCTTTTTGCCTTCCCTAATGTTAGGACTGGACTCCTCTGGGCTGCTCGAGTCTGTAGTCAGTCACCTGGCAGTGGCAGAACTCCTATACGATGACCACCTTCTAGGCCCCCTTTGGTTTAGCAAAgcaagatttgtttttttcttgtttgtctgtttgttttattcaaatcaaggtctcactctgtagttcacactggcctggaatttactgtgtagcccaagctagacAGCTCGGAATCTTCTTGCCTTAGCtgcccaagggctaggattacaggggaTCACAAAgctctttttcccttttattttttttttcaaactcagaTTTGAGCGCTGGTGGTcttagctcagtggaagagaaagaaggccttgggtttgatttcaacacagataaaaatgaaatcagaggATGGTGGTACACCACTGTGATCCCTGCACTAGGGAAACTGAAAGGCAGGGCagtcacaagtttgaagccagcccaggAAAGTAGATGTAAGATACAGTAATATGTTAGGGGGAGGACAAAAGGCAATTCTGCTGTAGTTTCAAGTTAAATTAGACTTACTCCATTGAGGTGTTCTGATAATAACAGCATACTAcactaaagaattttttttttttcgagacagggtttctctgtgtagccttggctgttctggaactagctctgtagaccaggctggcctcaaactcatagagatctgcctgcctctacctcctgagtgctgggattaagggtgtgcaccaccatcgcctggcttgcattaaacaaattttaatctttattttgccACGAAGACTTTGACAATGGATTTGCGATTAAAGCAAGGCTCTGAGGTTGTCTGTTTAGCTAGAAATTAATGCAGGCCCTGAAAAGCAAATGCAGGTGGTGTCACTCTGGTCTTTGTCTCATTATAGGTGCGTTTTGTTCCCAGCCTTTCATGGATTGCTCCAGGACACTCTTAacgtttgtgatttttttaaaaaacaggtttTAGAAGAAGAGAATCTTGCTGAAAATGCAGACAAGATGGGCGCCATCTTGAGAAAGGAGCTCATGAAGCTGCCCTCTGATGTTGTGACTTGTGTAAGAGGGAAAGGATTGCTGAATGCCATCGTCATCAGAGAAACCAAAGGTAATGAATGTCCACAGCACATTGTGCCGACAGTCCTTTCAAAGACACAGTGGGTAGGGCAGTCCTCTCTAACAGTGGACTAGACTGTTGGTCAAACCATTCAGATGAGTTGTGACCTGATTGCATTAATGTTATCCTAAATGTAGATCTTTCCAATGGGAAGGCGTGTTTCACTCTTTTGACCAAGTGTTTGTTCCTCGCAGAcacatctttcctgcctctgttaGTCAGGCAGCACTTGGTGATCCCTGATTAGTTTCTGTTAATATTTCCCCTTCAGTTGAGTGCTTTGTCCATCCAGCAGAGGCTGTAGAGGCAGCAGAAGGAATAAAATGGATGACTTTGATGTGGATAATAGATAATGAAGATTTGAGACTTCCTTGTGCCTGATATCAGTTATCACCCTCCAGGGCCCCCTGCTGGGGCTTCTTGGGCTAACCCTTCCTTTTAAAGCAGTGATTCCAGCAGAggagcttttgagaaaggaagGGAGCCGGTTCCCCTGATGTGACAGGTGGAGATAGGGTGGACTCAGGCAGTTCTAGGCGGCTCTGCCTGCAgccaggttgagaaacactgctcagAAATGATGCTTAGTTCCGAATGGCCAGGAAGTGTGTCCATTATCAGCAATGTGTAGTGTTCCTAGGATTGGGGATAGCTATTCCATTATTTCATTTTGCGTCTCCTACCCAAGTCCTTTCACATTAGCTCCTTATGATTGGTGTTAGGCATCCCTAATCTGAGAAGTTGAAATAGTCCCAAATCTGAAAGGTTTTGACAGTCACCATCACACCAGAGGAGGAAAATCCCATACTTGATCCCAGGAGACAGGCCATAATCAAAATGCAGATGCACTGAGAGTCTTGTGTGAGTGCGAAATATGAGTTTCATGTTTACATGGGCCCCTTTTCCAAGATACGTCTTCTCCTTCTGTGTATGCCAGCATTCCTGACTCTGGAAGGAGCCCTTCTGGCCCCAAGCACTGCAGACAAGGGTGCTGTGCCTGTAACAGTCTTAACATGTCGTCCAGACCTAGTTATGTGCTTGCCAAAAAGTCAGTAATGCAGCCTCTTGAGCAAAGCAGCGAGCAACTTAGAGCGTCTTCTCCAGAACAGACGCTGGGAGCACTCTCTGCAGAGGCTCACTCACTGCCTTTGCCTGTGACAAGGGTATTCATACATTAATATCTGTGTGTACATTGTGACCATTTTTCTGTAGACTGTGACGCGTGGAAGGTGTGCCTGCGACTCCGAGATAATGGGCTCCTGGCCAAGCCAACCCATGGCGACATCATCAGGTTAGCCCCTCCGCTTGTGATCAAGGAGGACGAGATCCGGGAGTCAGTGGAAATCATTAACAAGACCATCTTGTCCTTCTGAGAGTAAGAACTGCGCAGTGGCCCCTGGGAGTCATTTTCAGACGGGCTTCTTGTGAAGCTCTGCTCACAGCGGCCAGCTCCCACTtgtctgtctctttaaagactttttttggatacatatgtatatttttcagTTGATGCATAGTGGAGTGACACTTAGGAACTGCAGTGGTCGTGTGCCAGAGGAGCGAGAGTGAGTGGCATCTCTCTCAAGTGTTGACTGTGGGAACTATCTAAGGGGAAGGAAGCGCCGCCATCTGTACCCAGCCTTCAGACCCAGTCCTGCAGTCGTtgatatacatttttataatttccttgctGGTGTGAATGTTTTGTATTCAAAAGTTATTTCTACGTAAGAGACTCACTTAACATCATGCAGTTGAATTGTTATAATCaatgaatattaaaatgattGAAGGTTAAGCCTATGTTAAAATACTAGTTTCAAGTAAACTTTGCATTGGCCAATACCAGAATGTATTGTATAGATTCTGAGAATTCATTCCTAAAATTTCACTTAAAGTGCTTGACTGCAAtttgtaaaacatttattttcagtatttctttGAATAAAGCTCGATTTTTCTTTTTACCCCAACAGAgtattttgtatttccatattgGTAATAATCAGTGTATTTCACCCTTATGACTGGcatttcatttcctcttgagACCACTCACTGGGTGTGTTTCAGGCTTTTCCTTCTAAATAAAGCTATGATTAGTTCATATCTGTATAATGatgtgagttttgtttttatttgtttttttttttctttaaattttgtttcatttttctctagtgtgttttgtggaataacttcctataaggtgcttgctgctccGAGGGGATGGATTTTCCAACCCTTCACTCCTCCTTAGGCAACCTGGTGCTCCCTGTTCCTGAGGAGGTCACCGTACAGATGCTGAACTTGGTGTGGACACCTGATCAGCATAGAGCCCAGAACCAATCAAGTgatgctcctgtctcagtctcagtctcccaaataaCTGGGACTACAGGCACGCACCACCGTGCCCCTGCAAAGGGATTAACGTTTAAGTGCAGtacagcctggggctggagagatggcttagcggttaagagagcttgctgctcgtccagaggacccaagtttggttcccagtacctgcattgggtggcttacaacctcTGTTTCTTAGCTCTAGGGAACCTGATGCCCTCCCTGCTCTCAGCACCTGCAcacatgacacatacacacatttaaaaaaaaaaagctaagttcAATAGCCTGActgaaccgtgtgtgtgtgtgtgtgtgtgtggtgtgatgtgtatACCTGAGATTCTGCATTTCCTGCAGGCGCTCTCTGAGATGCAAAGGCTGCCTTCGGACCTGGGATCATGTATCAAGATTCTCCAGAGGAAGCCTGAAGATTTAGGTAGACTTGGCAAATGAAGCTCCTGGCCAAATTCCTTGGAAGGCCATCATAGTCTTCAGATAGAATAGAGGAAAGCCTGGTTGTGTGAGAAGACTTAGTGTAAGAGGTTCAGGAAGGTAGAAAGGTTTGAATTCCAGGCAAACAGGACCTTGGTCTGATGATCCCCGGGATTGCTGAAAGGAGGAACCAGGGAAGGGCAGCTTTTACCACCATAGAAAACCTGCCAGGCTGAGCCCTGAGAAGTCAGTCACCCAGCATACTTACACTACTGTGCCACCCACATGCTAGggcagccagctgtggtggtgagGCAGGTGCTAGGCAGACCTAGGAAAGGGATCCATCTGCTTAGTGGTTTGGCCTATCAAAGTTGTTGGATCTAGAGCCCAGTGTTTCTCATGAGATGGAGTGGGACCCTCCTTTTGGGAGCGTGATGAATAAAGGATGATATGGGTAAAGACCCAGGCATGCTCGACTAAAGAATAGCTCTTCTAAAGAGGAAAACAATTTACTCTGAGATACAGTAATCATGATCTAGGTACCCTGAAAGACACTGCCACTGTTGAAGAGGTCACACAAAGTCATAAACATGCTtacaaaatagataaatgaacAGAGGcactcgtctacagagtgagttctaggacaaaccaaaagctatacagagaaaccctgtcttcaaaaaccaaccaaaaaaaaaaaatcaaaaacgcgtgcatgcacacacatgtatatcacACCTATATGTAGACGGCTCAACAGGTAGGTTGCTTGGGATGACATTCATTGCTTTAGTTGAGATTGGAGGCCTGTTCGGTTTAGCAGTCTATTCTGTAAATTGCACCTAGTTGTCAAGAGGATGTTGGGTAGATGCAGGCATTGGAGCTAGAGGGCTACTTCAGAGACCAATGGCAGCAGCTTCAGCTCTTTGTCTGCAACATCCAGATCTCATTAGCACAGCAGCCAAGGtcagtctgtggtggtattgtgttccccaaaatattgtgtaccctaatagacttatctggggtcagagaacagaaaagccactagatacttaggataggcagtggtagcacatgtctttaatcctagcgttccagaagcagaaatccatctgggatctctgtgagttcaaggccacattggaaacagccaggcatggtgacacatgcctttaatcccagaaagcgagcctttaatcccagggaatgatggtagaaggcagaaaggtatataaggtgtgaggagcaggaactagaagcatttggcctggttaagcatttggctggttaaacatttggctggttaaacatttggctggttaaacatttggctggttaagcttttcagtctgaggaaacaagatcagctgagaagttggccaggtgaggttagctgtggcttcttctgtctctctgatcttccagtgttcaccccaatacttggcctccggtttgattttattaataagaccatctaagatttctgctacatcaGTCAGTGGCTCTTCAGAGATGTGGCCTCAGAATATACTTCCTTCTGTCTGGAACAGCACTGTAGGTGTGGGAAGTTTGCAAGATTCCCTCTCTTGTGATTGCAGGAATTGATAAGAAAGCCAAGTAACTCAGatgagggagagatggggggaagggagggctgaTTGCATCATGAGGGGCCTGATGACCAGCACAGCAGACCAGCCCTTGTCCTGTGGTTTCTGCTGCAAGAATTCGGAGGAGACAAAGAAACTTAGTGTAGAAGATAGTTTAATACAGAGTAAAGAAGTTTTAAGGGCAATGTCCGGAAAAATTTATTGTACTgacctgcatttaaaaaaattattgattgattgactaaAACagttttctgtagcccaggctggcctcaaacttgctatgtacccAAAAATGATCTTGAgtgacccttctgtctctacctcctgagtgtagtgctggggatcaaatcctgGGCCTTTGTGCATGTTGGGTAAACACTCCTGACTGAGCTCTCAATCTACATTTTAGGTAGGCTTTATACTATGTCTAAAGTCTTTAGGACAGACAGCTTTCCCTGAGGGGGCATTTTCCTGTCTGGGTGATTGGCAGGAACATTTTGGATTGCTACTCAGGAAAGGACATTGGTATGTCCTGTTCTTTACCACTAATAGAAACCTTATGACTTTCTTGGTAGTTCAGAATGTTATGTATGTCTCCACTTGGCCAGATATGACTCAGATCTTCTGAGTATTAACCAGTCCTGTAGTTccactttctgcttttctgagctGCTGAAAAAGGACAGCAGGCTTCATCCCCAATAATCTTCAAAGCTGCTAACCTCTAGCTAGTTAGGGATGTTCCTTAGAACCCCATTACCTCTTTACGCCCTCACTGAAGACTGACTAGCTACCTATTGTAGCTGCTTGTCCATAGtcgtgataaaacaccataaccaagagcAACTCATGGAAGAAAGTtgattttggtttacagttccagagagagaaGAGCCGTCATGGCAGGAGGCAAAGCAGCCAGCAGCTGGGGCAGGGAGCAGCGAGAGCACCTtttcgttgttttgtttttcaagacaggatttcgctgtgtagccctggctgtactggaactcgctctatagaccaggctggccttgaactcagagatcagcctgcctctgcctcccaagtgctgagattaaaggcatgcgccaccactgcccagcgagaaAGCACATCTTTAACTACAAGCACAAGCAGAGCGTGAACTGAAGTGCTCTTCATGAACATGACATACCTCAGAGACATACTTCCTTCACCAAGGCCATACTTCCCCATAATGTCtccaaacagtgctaccaactgAGGACCTAGTGTTCAAATGCCTAAAtgtcatttctcatttaaatcactGCAGGTAGAAAAGAAATGTCCATCTAGAAGGTAGGGGTGTCCACTTAGCACACCACCCCCTTTATTCTGTCACTGAGGACTTGTGCTTTGGAGTGTCACCTCCCAGAGTACCTCATCAAAATCACTCACTGCTCAAGTGATAAAACAGGTTGAACGAGGGCCTCTGATTTACCTAGAATAACCAGATGAAACCAGCATTGTATGTCAAGGGCCAGGAAGTTGGAGTTCCAGTCTGAAGTGTATGCATGTAGCGATAACACAGAGctaccaccacccgttcaccatgtcggagtgaggggctgtggatcgaaaAACAGAGATAAAGACAGCGGGTCACTCGCCTCAGCAGAaggccgaatgccgtttattgagaaagggaggaaaccttaaatacaggcttacagcacaatgggagaaccccagagggcagaagtttgctactgatgtttacaatcttgcatctaagctgttaacacccaatatgcaggatacaccaACAAGGAACTTCCtgtaagcattcaggagggtggaaaccagcagggaattagcatagggaggacatctggtcaggGTCGGCAAGCAGGCAACGGCTTACTCAAAAATGGAAGGCCAAGGccttacatatgcacacacatttggGATGCTCCACGTGGGCCCAGATCTATGCTTCTCAATGCTGGCCGTGCATTAGTCACTGGGCCTCTTCCCCACCTGTCAGTTCATTGCAGTCTCTAGGGCTGGAGCCTTGGTATCAGGATAGCATATGTTCCCAGGGGATTGAAACAGCCCCTACGAGGTGGGTGTTTAAGTATAAAATTCAAGGTATCATCCATTCAGCCACACCAGGCTCTGAGCTGACATTAAGGGGCTACTGGTGAATGAGG
The sequence above is drawn from the Peromyscus leucopus breed LL Stock chromosome 1, UCI_PerLeu_2.1, whole genome shotgun sequence genome and encodes:
- the Oat gene encoding ornithine aminotransferase, mitochondrial yields the protein MFSKLASLQSVAALRRGIHASVASTASVATKKTVQGPPSSEYIFERESKYGAHNYHPLPVALERAKGIYVWDVEGRQYFDFLSAYGAVSQGHCHPKIINAMKSQVDKLTLTSRAFYNNVLGEYEEYITKLFNYHKVLPMNTGVEAGETACKLARRWGYTVKGIQKYKAKIVFADGNFWGRTLSAISSSTDPTSYEGFGPFMPGFETIPYNDLPALERALQDPNVAAFMVEPIQGEAGVIVPDPGYLTGVRELCTRHQVLFIADEIQTGLSRTGRWLAVDHENVRPDIVLLGKALSGGLYPVSAVLCDDEIMLTIKPGEHGSTYGGNPLGCRIAIAALEVLEEENLAENADKMGAILRKELMKLPSDVVTCVRGKGLLNAIVIRETKDCDAWKVCLRLRDNGLLAKPTHGDIIRLAPPLVIKEDEIRESVEIINKTILSF